From Vigna unguiculata cultivar IT97K-499-35 chromosome 5, ASM411807v1, whole genome shotgun sequence, the proteins below share one genomic window:
- the LOC114184910 gene encoding beta-glucosidase 11-like isoform X1, with the protein MRLMMKVFAVIGLVLLIVHPGTHALSRDQFPPDFVFGASTSAYQLEGAANEDGRKPSIWDTFSHAGNADLYAGDGDIASDHYHKYKEDVNLMANMGLEAYRFSISWSRLIPEGRGQVNPKGLQFYNNLIDELINHGIEAHVTLYHWDLPQALEDEYGGWVSRRVVKDFTKYAEVCFKEFGDRVKYWTTMNEANIHVLMGYDLGLLQPQRCSPNTIMNCSRGNSSTEPYLAAHHMLLAHASAARVYRKKYQGMQHGFIGFSLLLQGFLPQTNSTEDIMAVQRVQDFFIGWFMNPFIFGDYPDIMKKNAGSRLPSFIQKESNLVKGSIDFLGINFYFSYYVKDSPDNLKKENRDYLADFSAKLQLYLPNITTKFEVPITPKILLRMLDSLRNAYGNIPIFIHENGQLTPHNSPLEDWSRVNYLHAYIGSMVDVLRSGLNVKGYFVWSFMDVFEIGSGYELSYGLYYVDMNDPNLRRKPKLSAKWYSNFLKGKPMDPKITETQNNASVLSHIPSLHSGT; encoded by the exons ATGAGGTTGATGATGAAGGTTTTTGCAGTTATAGGGTTGGTGCTTCTGATAGTCCACCCTGGTACTCATGCCTTGAGCAGAGACCAGTTCCCTCCTGACTTCGTGTTTGGCGCATCAACCTCGGCTTACCAG CTTGAAGGTGCAGCAAATGAAGATGGCAGGAAGCCAAGCATATGGGACACCTTCTCTCATGCTGGAAATG CGGATCTGTATGCAGGTGATGGAGATATTGCAAGTGATCATTATCACAAATACAAG GAAGATGTTAACCTCATGGCCAATATGGGCTTAGAAGCCTACAGATTTTCCATATCATGGTCAAGGCTTATTCCAG AAGGAAGAGGACAAGTGAATCCCAAGGGACTACAGTTTTACAACAACCTTATTGATGAATTGATCAACCATG GAATAGAAGCACATGTTACATTATACCATTGGGACCTACCACAAGCACTTGAGGATGAATATGGAGGATGGGTTAGTCGAAGAGTTGT GAAAGACTTCACAAAATATGCAGAAGTATGCTTTAAAGAATTTGGAGACAGAGTTAAGTATTGGACTACTATGAATGAGGCCAATATACATGTACTAATGGGCTATGATCTAGGACTTTTACAACCTCAGAGGTGTTCTCCTAACACTATAATGAACTGTTCCAGAGGAAATTCCTCAACTGAGCCATATTTGGCTGCCCATCATATGTTGTTAGCACACGCTTCAGCTGCTAGGGTATATAGGAAGAAATACCAG GGCATGCAGCATGGCTTTATTGGGTTTAGTCTCCTTCTTCAGGGTTTTCTTCCTCAAACAAATTCTACTGAAGATATAATGGCCGTTCAAAGGGTCCAAGACTTCTTCATTGGGTG GTTTATGAATCCCTTTATATTTGGAGATTACCCGGATATAATGAAAAAGAATGCTGGCTCAAGGCTTCCTTCCTTCATTCAAAAGGAATCAAATCTAGTGAAGGGATCAATCGATTTCTTAGgaataaacttttatttctcttattaTGTTAAGGACAGTCCAGACAACCTGAAGAAGGAGAACAGGGATTACCTAGCAGATTTTTCAGCAAAATTACAAT TATATCTTCCAAATATTACAACAAAGTTTGAG GTGCCAATTACTCCCAAGATTCTCCTAAGGATGTTAGACTCACTAAGGAACGCTTATGGCAATATTCCAATTTTCATACATGAAAATG GCCAACTAACACCTCATAATTCACCATTAGAAGACTGGTCGAGGGTGAATTACTTGCATGCATACATAGGAAGCATGGTTGATGTACTCAG GAGTGGATTAAACGTGAAGGGTTATTTTGTATGGTCCTTCATGGATGTATTCGAAATAGGAAGTGGATATGAATTAAGTTATGGTCTATACTACGTAGATATGAATGATCCAAACTTAAGGAGAAAACCTAAGCTCTCTGCTAAATGGTACTCAAATTTTCTGAAAGGGAAGCCTATGGACCCAAAGATTACGGAAACTCAGAACAATGCAAGTGTGCTTTCACACATTCCCTCGCTGCATAGTGGTACCTGA
- the LOC114184910 gene encoding beta-glucosidase 11-like isoform X2: MRLMMKVFAVIGLVLLIVHPGTHALSRDQFPPDFVFGASTSAYQLEGAANEDGRKPSIWDTFSHAGNADLYAGDGDIASDHYHKYKEDVNLMANMGLEAYRFSISWSRLIPGIEAHVTLYHWDLPQALEDEYGGWVSRRVVKDFTKYAEVCFKEFGDRVKYWTTMNEANIHVLMGYDLGLLQPQRCSPNTIMNCSRGNSSTEPYLAAHHMLLAHASAARVYRKKYQGMQHGFIGFSLLLQGFLPQTNSTEDIMAVQRVQDFFIGWFMNPFIFGDYPDIMKKNAGSRLPSFIQKESNLVKGSIDFLGINFYFSYYVKDSPDNLKKENRDYLADFSAKLQLYLPNITTKFEVPITPKILLRMLDSLRNAYGNIPIFIHENGQLTPHNSPLEDWSRVNYLHAYIGSMVDVLRSGLNVKGYFVWSFMDVFEIGSGYELSYGLYYVDMNDPNLRRKPKLSAKWYSNFLKGKPMDPKITETQNNASVLSHIPSLHSGT; encoded by the exons ATGAGGTTGATGATGAAGGTTTTTGCAGTTATAGGGTTGGTGCTTCTGATAGTCCACCCTGGTACTCATGCCTTGAGCAGAGACCAGTTCCCTCCTGACTTCGTGTTTGGCGCATCAACCTCGGCTTACCAG CTTGAAGGTGCAGCAAATGAAGATGGCAGGAAGCCAAGCATATGGGACACCTTCTCTCATGCTGGAAATG CGGATCTGTATGCAGGTGATGGAGATATTGCAAGTGATCATTATCACAAATACAAG GAAGATGTTAACCTCATGGCCAATATGGGCTTAGAAGCCTACAGATTTTCCATATCATGGTCAAGGCTTATTCCAG GAATAGAAGCACATGTTACATTATACCATTGGGACCTACCACAAGCACTTGAGGATGAATATGGAGGATGGGTTAGTCGAAGAGTTGT GAAAGACTTCACAAAATATGCAGAAGTATGCTTTAAAGAATTTGGAGACAGAGTTAAGTATTGGACTACTATGAATGAGGCCAATATACATGTACTAATGGGCTATGATCTAGGACTTTTACAACCTCAGAGGTGTTCTCCTAACACTATAATGAACTGTTCCAGAGGAAATTCCTCAACTGAGCCATATTTGGCTGCCCATCATATGTTGTTAGCACACGCTTCAGCTGCTAGGGTATATAGGAAGAAATACCAG GGCATGCAGCATGGCTTTATTGGGTTTAGTCTCCTTCTTCAGGGTTTTCTTCCTCAAACAAATTCTACTGAAGATATAATGGCCGTTCAAAGGGTCCAAGACTTCTTCATTGGGTG GTTTATGAATCCCTTTATATTTGGAGATTACCCGGATATAATGAAAAAGAATGCTGGCTCAAGGCTTCCTTCCTTCATTCAAAAGGAATCAAATCTAGTGAAGGGATCAATCGATTTCTTAGgaataaacttttatttctcttattaTGTTAAGGACAGTCCAGACAACCTGAAGAAGGAGAACAGGGATTACCTAGCAGATTTTTCAGCAAAATTACAAT TATATCTTCCAAATATTACAACAAAGTTTGAG GTGCCAATTACTCCCAAGATTCTCCTAAGGATGTTAGACTCACTAAGGAACGCTTATGGCAATATTCCAATTTTCATACATGAAAATG GCCAACTAACACCTCATAATTCACCATTAGAAGACTGGTCGAGGGTGAATTACTTGCATGCATACATAGGAAGCATGGTTGATGTACTCAG GAGTGGATTAAACGTGAAGGGTTATTTTGTATGGTCCTTCATGGATGTATTCGAAATAGGAAGTGGATATGAATTAAGTTATGGTCTATACTACGTAGATATGAATGATCCAAACTTAAGGAGAAAACCTAAGCTCTCTGCTAAATGGTACTCAAATTTTCTGAAAGGGAAGCCTATGGACCCAAAGATTACGGAAACTCAGAACAATGCAAGTGTGCTTTCACACATTCCCTCGCTGCATAGTGGTACCTGA
- the LOC114184910 gene encoding beta-glucosidase 11-like isoform X3, with protein sequence MRLMMKVFAVIGLVLLIVHPGTHALSRDQFPPDFVFGASTSAYQLEGAANEDGRKPSIWDTFSHAGNADLYAGDGDIASDHYHKYKEDVNLMANMGLEAYRFSISWSRLIPEGRGQVNPKGLQFYNNLIDELINHGIEAHVTLYHWDLPQALEDEYGGWVSRRVVKDFTKYAEVCFKEFGDRVKYWTTMNEANIHVLMGYDLGLLQPQRCSPNTIMNCSRGNSSTEPYLAAHHMLLAHASAARVYRKKYQGMQHGFIGFSLLLQGFLPQTNSTEDIMAVQRVQDFFIGWFMNPFIFGDYPDIMKKNAGSRLPSFIQKESNLVKGSIDFLGINFYFSYYVKDSPDNLKKENRDYLADFSAKLQCQLTPHNSPLEDWSRVNYLHAYIGSMVDVLRSGLNVKGYFVWSFMDVFEIGSGYELSYGLYYVDMNDPNLRRKPKLSAKWYSNFLKGKPMDPKITETQNNASVLSHIPSLHSGT encoded by the exons ATGAGGTTGATGATGAAGGTTTTTGCAGTTATAGGGTTGGTGCTTCTGATAGTCCACCCTGGTACTCATGCCTTGAGCAGAGACCAGTTCCCTCCTGACTTCGTGTTTGGCGCATCAACCTCGGCTTACCAG CTTGAAGGTGCAGCAAATGAAGATGGCAGGAAGCCAAGCATATGGGACACCTTCTCTCATGCTGGAAATG CGGATCTGTATGCAGGTGATGGAGATATTGCAAGTGATCATTATCACAAATACAAG GAAGATGTTAACCTCATGGCCAATATGGGCTTAGAAGCCTACAGATTTTCCATATCATGGTCAAGGCTTATTCCAG AAGGAAGAGGACAAGTGAATCCCAAGGGACTACAGTTTTACAACAACCTTATTGATGAATTGATCAACCATG GAATAGAAGCACATGTTACATTATACCATTGGGACCTACCACAAGCACTTGAGGATGAATATGGAGGATGGGTTAGTCGAAGAGTTGT GAAAGACTTCACAAAATATGCAGAAGTATGCTTTAAAGAATTTGGAGACAGAGTTAAGTATTGGACTACTATGAATGAGGCCAATATACATGTACTAATGGGCTATGATCTAGGACTTTTACAACCTCAGAGGTGTTCTCCTAACACTATAATGAACTGTTCCAGAGGAAATTCCTCAACTGAGCCATATTTGGCTGCCCATCATATGTTGTTAGCACACGCTTCAGCTGCTAGGGTATATAGGAAGAAATACCAG GGCATGCAGCATGGCTTTATTGGGTTTAGTCTCCTTCTTCAGGGTTTTCTTCCTCAAACAAATTCTACTGAAGATATAATGGCCGTTCAAAGGGTCCAAGACTTCTTCATTGGGTG GTTTATGAATCCCTTTATATTTGGAGATTACCCGGATATAATGAAAAAGAATGCTGGCTCAAGGCTTCCTTCCTTCATTCAAAAGGAATCAAATCTAGTGAAGGGATCAATCGATTTCTTAGgaataaacttttatttctcttattaTGTTAAGGACAGTCCAGACAACCTGAAGAAGGAGAACAGGGATTACCTAGCAGATTTTTCAGCAAAATTACAAT GCCAACTAACACCTCATAATTCACCATTAGAAGACTGGTCGAGGGTGAATTACTTGCATGCATACATAGGAAGCATGGTTGATGTACTCAG GAGTGGATTAAACGTGAAGGGTTATTTTGTATGGTCCTTCATGGATGTATTCGAAATAGGAAGTGGATATGAATTAAGTTATGGTCTATACTACGTAGATATGAATGATCCAAACTTAAGGAGAAAACCTAAGCTCTCTGCTAAATGGTACTCAAATTTTCTGAAAGGGAAGCCTATGGACCCAAAGATTACGGAAACTCAGAACAATGCAAGTGTGCTTTCACACATTCCCTCGCTGCATAGTGGTACCTGA
- the LOC114185417 gene encoding beta-glucosidase 11-like: protein MKRSIESMGLILKAFAVLELVLVIVHPSAHALSRDEFPPDFVFGASASAYQVEGAANEDGRKPSIWDTFSHSGNGNMYVGDGDVACDQYHKYKEDVQLMANMGLEAYRFSISWSRIIPDGRGQVNPKGLQYYNNLINELISHGIEAHVTLNHWDLPQTLEDEYGGWVSRRVVKDFTAYADVCFREFGDRVRYWTTVNEGNVHAAFGYDVGFLPPQRCSLPIANCSRGNSSTEPYLAAHHMLLAHASAARLYRKKYQGLQHGLIGFNLLPFGLLPRTNSTEDIAATQRLQDFFIGWFMNPFTFGDYPDIMKKNAGPRLPSFTQKESDLVRGSIDFLGINFYYSFYVRDSPSSLLNRNRDYLTDMSVEFERIDVNDTSFSGEVPVTPGIFLRMLDSLRNAYGNIPIYIHENGQETPRSSSLDDWSRVNYLHAYIESMVDALRSGLNVKGYFVWSFIDAFELLVGYESSYGLYYVDMNDPNRRRQPKVSAEWYSNFLKGKPMDPKITKETQKNASELSHKPSLHSATYSNQNTFKIQSE from the exons ATGAAGAGAAGCATAGAGAGTATGGGTTTGATTCTGAAGGCTTTTGCTGTTTTAGAATTAGTATTGGTGATAGTCCACCCTAGTGCTCATGCTTTGAGCAGAGATGAGTTCCCTCCTGACTTTGTTTTTGGTGCATCAGCTTCAGCTTATCAG GTTGAAGGTGCAGCAAATGAAGATGGAAGGAAGCCAAGCATATGGGACACTTTCTCCCATTCTGGAAATG gGAATATGTATGTAGGTGATGGAGATGTTGCGTGTGACCAATATCACAAATATAAG GAAGATGTTCAGCTCATGGCCAACATGGGTTTAGAAGCCTACAGATTTTCCATATCATGGTCTAGGATTATTCCAG ATGGAAGAGGACAAGTGAATCCCAAGGGACTACAGTATTACAACAACCTTATTAATGAATTGATAAGCCATG GAATCGAAGCACATGTTACATTAAACCATTGGGACCTACCACAAACACTTGAGGATGAATATGGAGGATGGGTTAGTCGAAGAGTTGT GAAAGACTTCACAGCATATGCAGATGTGTGCTTTAGAGAATTTGGAGACAGAGTTAGGTATTGGACTACTGTGAATGAGGGCAATGTGCATGCAGCATTCGGCTATGATGTAGGATTCTTACCACCTCAGAGGTGTTCTCTCCCTATAGCTAACTGTTCCAGAGGAAATTCCTCAACGGAGCCATATTTGGCTGCCCATCATATGTTGTTAGCACATGCTTCAGCTGCTAGGTTATATAGGAAGAAATATCAG GGCTTGCAGCATGGCTTAATTGGGTTTAATCTCCTTCCTTTTGGTCTTCTTCCACGAACAAATTCTACTGAAGATATAGCTGCTACTCAAAGGCTCCAAGACTTCTTCATTGGTTG GTTTATGAATCCCTTTACATTTGGAGATTACCCTGatataatgaagaaaaatgCTGGTCCAAGGCTTCCTTCCTTCACTCAAAAGGAATCAGATCTGGTTAGGGGCTCCATCGACTTCTTAGGAATAAACTTTTACTACTCATTTTATGTCAGGGACAGTCCGAGCAGCCTGCTGAATCGCAATAGAGACTACCTAACAGACATGTCAGTAGAATTTGAAA GAATTGATGTAAATGATACATCATTTAGCGGTGAG GTTCCAGTTACTCCTGGGATTTTCCTACGGATGTTAGACTCACTAAGGAATGCATATGGCAATATTCCCATTTACATTCACGAAAATG GCCAAGAGACACCTCGTAGTTCATCATTAGATGACTGGTCGAGGGTGAATTACTTGCATGCATACATAGAAAGCATGGTTGATGCACTGAG GAGTGGATTAAATGTCAAAGGTTATTTTGTGTGGTCCTTCATAGATGCATTTGAGTTATTGGTTGGTTATGAATCAAGTTATGGTCTATACTACGTAGATATGAATGATCCAAACCGAAGGAGGCAACCTAAGGTCTCTGCCGAATGGTACTCAAATTTTCTGAAAGGGAAGCCTATGGACCCAAAGATCACAAAGGAAACTCAGAAGAATGCAAGTGAGCTTTCACACAAACCCTCACTTCATAGTGCCACGTACAGTAATCAGAACACGTTTAAAATTCAGAGCGAATAA
- the LOC114183324 gene encoding beta-glucosidase 11-like: MQLMLMKAFGLAQILLVALFPAVHALHRDEFPPEFVFGASTSAYQVEGAANEDGRKPSIWDTFAHAASGNEYLGNGDVACDHYHKYKEDVQLMADTGLEAYRFSISWSRLIPDGRGRVNPKGLQFYNNLINELISHGIQPHVTLFHFDLPQTLEDEYEGWLSRRVVEDFTAYADVCFREFGDRVKHWTTVNEANACAVFGYDLGISPPQRCSTSLSNCSKGNSSTEPYLAAHHILLAHASAARLYRKKYQAMQHGIIGLNLISFGYLPKTNSVEDVRAVQRARDFSIGWFMDPITFGDYPDTMRKNVGSRLPSFTKEESNMIRNSIDFLGVNFYFSFYVKNNPANLQNEDRDFIADIAMETERVTPEGTAPYEVPITPDIFLGVLDSIKKAYGNIPIYIHENGQSTPHYSSLKDGSRVKFLQEYIGSLVDGLRSGLNVKGYFVWSFMDAFELVGGYGTSYGLYYIDMNDPNLRRQPKLSAEWYSNFLKGKPMDSKITTEIEKNVLSHDTLLHNAA, from the exons ATGCAGTTGATGTTGATGAAGGCGTTTGGTCTTGCACAAATATTATTGGTAGCACTTTTCCCTGCTGTTCATGCTTTGCACAGAGATGAGTTCCCTCCAGAATTTGTGTTTGGTGCATCAACCTCAGCTTACCAG GTTGAAGGTGCAGCGAATGAAGATGGTAGGAAGCCAAGCATTTGGGATACCTTTGCTCATGCTGCATCTG GGAATGAGTATTTAGGTAATGGAGATGTTGCGTGTGATCATTATCACAAATACAAG GAAGATGTTCAGCTCATGGCAGACACGGGCTTAGAAGCCTACCGATTTTCCATATCATGGTCAAGGCTTATTCCAG ATGGAAGAGGACGAGTGAATCCCAAGGGTCTACAGTTTTACAACAACCTCATCAATGAACTGATAAGCCATG GAATCCAGCCACATGTTACGCTGTTCCATTTTGACTTACCGCAAACATTGGAGGATGAATATGAAGGATGGCTTAGTCGAAGAGTAGT GGAAGACTTCACAGCATATGCAGATGTGTGCTTTAGAGAATTTGGTGACAGAGTTAAGCACTGGACTACAGTGAATGAGGCCAATGCATGTGCAGTTTTTGGCTATGATTTAGGAATCTCACCACCTCAGCGGTGTTCTACCTCTTTATCTAACTGCTCCAAAGGAAATTCCTCAACTGAGCCATATTTGGCAGCCCATCATATATTGTTAGCACATGCTTCAGCTGCTAGGCTGTATAGGAAGAAATACCAG GCAATGCAGCATGGCATTATTGGGTTAAATCTCATTTCTTTTGGTTATCTTCCAAAAACTAACTCTGTTGAAGATGTAAGGGCTGTTCAAAGGGCCAGAGACTTCAGTATCGGGTG GTTTATGGATCCTATTACATTCGGAGATTACCCTGATACAATGAGAAAGAATGTTGGATCAAGGCTTCCTTCCTTCACCAAAGAGGAATCAAATATGATCAGGAACTCAATAGACTTCTTAGGAGTAAACTTTTACTTCTCATTTTATGTTAAGAACAATCCTGCCAACCTGCAAAATGAGGATAGAGATTTCATAGCAGATATAGCAATGGAAACTGAAA GAGTTACTCCAGAGGGTACAGCTCCATATGAG GTACCAATTACTCCGGATATTTTCCTAGGGGTGCTAGACTCAATAAAGAAAGCTTATGGCAATATACCAATATACATACATGAAAATG GCCAAAGTACACCACACTATTCATCGTTAAAGGACGGGTCGAGGGTGAAGTTCTTGCAAGAATACATTGGAAGTTTGGTAGATGGCCTAAG GAGTGGATTAAATGTAAAAGGCTACTTTGTATGGTCCTTCATGGATGCATTCGAGTTAGTGGGTGGATATGGGACGAGTTATGGTCTATACTACATAGATATGAATGATCCAAACTTAAGGAGGCAACCTAAGCTTTCTGCTGAATGGTACTCAAATTTTCTGAAGGGGAAGCCTATGGACTCAAAGATCACCACAGAAATTGAGAAGAATGTGCTGTCACACGATACCTTACTGCATAATGCAGCATAA